In a genomic window of Sediminispirochaeta bajacaliforniensis DSM 16054:
- a CDS encoding AEC family transporter: MYTILFAALARLVLFVVGGFLLFRFTPLKDKHLQSVLWLTMNVLLPIYFVRNFIVGWSSAEGSGYPFMVGFFVCSILLLLFQMWLGRLLSPLAVSERAHRRDFVLLFAFQNAGYVALPIMESFAPPELMIFMFFWIFGFNTLFWTLTISLLNSDRAAFTFKVSGPLVGILIGFSLSVFGLDKPLYDFAHNVLTLPAKLSMDLILVALGGILALIPKGSFKFRKDYLFFVIVKLLLYPFLMLIILFHLHPAWIPKPLLAPMKLALILQTAVPPSTNLMIATKKYGTEQQVAYIAGGEIITYPASVLTMPIILVISFYFLLP; the protein is encoded by the coding sequence ATGTACACTATTCTCTTCGCCGCTCTTGCACGTCTTGTGCTGTTCGTAGTCGGCGGTTTTTTACTCTTCAGATTCACCCCCCTGAAGGACAAGCATTTGCAGTCCGTACTTTGGCTTACCATGAATGTTTTACTTCCCATCTATTTCGTTCGTAACTTCATCGTCGGATGGTCCAGCGCCGAGGGGTCGGGTTACCCCTTTATGGTCGGCTTCTTTGTTTGCAGCATTCTTTTGCTGCTTTTCCAGATGTGGCTGGGCCGCCTGCTCTCCCCTTTGGCCGTTTCCGAAAGAGCGCATCGTCGAGATTTTGTCCTTCTCTTTGCATTTCAAAATGCAGGCTATGTGGCACTTCCTATTATGGAATCCTTTGCACCTCCTGAACTGATGATTTTCATGTTTTTCTGGATCTTCGGATTCAACACCCTTTTCTGGACGCTCACCATTTCCCTCCTCAATTCCGACAGAGCGGCCTTCACCTTCAAAGTAAGCGGACCGCTGGTCGGAATTCTCATCGGCTTTTCTCTTTCTGTCTTCGGACTCGATAAACCTCTGTACGATTTTGCCCATAACGTGCTCACGCTTCCAGCAAAGCTTAGTATGGATCTCATTCTTGTCGCCCTGGGGGGGATCCTCGCTCTTATTCCAAAGGGCTCTTTTAAATTCCGCAAGGATTACCTTTTTTTTGTTATTGTAAAACTCTTACTCTATCCGTTCCTCATGTTAATCATCCTCTTCCATCTGCATCCGGCCTGGATTCCGAAACCCCTTTTGGCTCCCATGAAGCTGGCCCTCATCTTGCAGACGGCGGTTCCTCCTTCAACAAATCTGATGATCGCCACGAAAAAGTACGGAACAGAGCAGCAGGTTGCCTACATTGCCGGAGGAGAGATCATTACCTACCCTGCCTCGGTGCTTACCATGCCCATCATTTTGGTAATTTCCTTTTATTTTCTCCTCCCATAA
- a CDS encoding thioredoxin family protein, which yields MLESVTTLTEYSKRVETSPLFLAYFTAPGCGVCTSIRPKIEGLLAAHPSIESCIIDISTQQKISAQLSVFSIPAVLFYAQGKETIREARYFSVEQLEEKIERYQALLEE from the coding sequence ATGCTTGAATCAGTTACGACACTCACGGAGTATTCGAAGCGAGTCGAAACCTCCCCCCTTTTCCTCGCCTATTTTACCGCCCCCGGTTGTGGCGTTTGCACCTCCATACGACCTAAAATCGAAGGATTACTGGCAGCACATCCCTCAATCGAATCCTGTATCATAGATATCTCGACTCAACAGAAAATTTCGGCCCAGCTTTCCGTCTTTTCCATCCCCGCCGTCCTTTTTTATGCCCAGGGTAAAGAAACGATCAGAGAGGCCCGCTATTTCAGCGTCGAGCAACTTGAAGAAAAGATAGAGCGTTATCAGGCCCTTTTAGAAGAATAA
- the fusA gene encoding elongation factor G: METRQMRNIGIMAHIDAGKTTTTERILFYTGKSHKIGEVDDGEAIMDWMEQEQDRGITITSAATTCFWKETQINIIDTPGHVDFTAEVERSLRVLDSAIAIFCAVGGVEPQSETVWHQADHYKIPRIAYINKMDRLGADFFGVIEEIKEKLKANPVPLYLPIGKESDFTGIIDLIEEQEISFEPTNYGSEMHHSPLSEEHKELCAQWREHLIDQLSAFSDEITERYLEGEDVPKEMIKAAIRKGTISREIIPIFVGASLKNVGVQPLLDGVVDYLPSPWEAPPIEGLHLKHDKMVTVAIDEQQQPLGLVFKIQFDREMGALSFVRMYSGTLKKGQTVYNITKRKRERINRILRMHSNRSEAMDSISAGDIAVIVGFKLAQTGDTIGSEGYQVSLEPMQFPEPVISVAIEPKTASDQEKLHKVLDQLHREDPTFTVRENVDTGQLLISGMGELHLDVLVTRVIKDFNVDARIGNPQVTYRESISKEHIHTEHFHKVVSGKETNAVITLKVQPVKQGAGNVFECLVDEKEFPREFRDAVQRGVMNAFGGGIMYGYPVFDVKVTLLSVEFDEMTATAAAYEAVGSLGFDAACRDADPILLEPVMKVDVMCPKEFVGEVMSQITSRGGMIESLESKQSIEHIRAEVPMIKMFGYSTNLRSVTQGRGTFAMEFSHFQPKEGGI; this comes from the coding sequence ATGGAAACAAGGCAAATGCGCAATATCGGCATCATGGCACATATCGATGCGGGAAAGACAACAACCACCGAAAGGATCTTGTTTTATACCGGGAAAAGCCACAAGATCGGCGAGGTCGACGACGGCGAAGCCATCATGGACTGGATGGAACAGGAGCAGGACCGCGGAATCACCATCACGTCCGCGGCAACCACGTGTTTCTGGAAAGAAACCCAGATCAACATCATTGATACACCGGGACATGTCGACTTCACAGCCGAAGTCGAACGCTCTTTACGTGTTCTCGATTCTGCCATTGCCATCTTCTGTGCAGTAGGGGGGGTGGAACCTCAGTCCGAAACGGTCTGGCACCAGGCCGATCATTATAAAATCCCAAGAATCGCTTATATCAATAAAATGGATCGCCTCGGAGCCGACTTTTTCGGTGTCATTGAAGAGATTAAAGAAAAATTAAAGGCAAACCCTGTCCCTCTCTATCTTCCTATCGGTAAGGAATCCGATTTCACCGGTATCATCGATCTCATTGAAGAGCAGGAAATAAGCTTCGAGCCGACGAACTACGGAAGTGAAATGCACCATAGTCCACTCTCGGAGGAGCACAAGGAACTCTGTGCACAGTGGAGGGAACACCTGATTGATCAGCTCTCCGCTTTTTCCGATGAAATAACAGAGCGCTATCTCGAGGGTGAAGATGTTCCCAAAGAAATGATCAAAGCGGCCATTAGGAAGGGAACTATCTCCAGAGAGATCATTCCCATTTTCGTCGGTGCGTCACTAAAGAATGTGGGTGTTCAGCCCCTTCTCGACGGCGTCGTTGATTATCTGCCCTCTCCCTGGGAAGCGCCTCCTATCGAAGGGCTCCATCTGAAACACGATAAAATGGTGACCGTTGCGATCGACGAGCAACAGCAGCCCCTGGGTTTGGTCTTTAAGATTCAATTCGATCGCGAAATGGGAGCTCTCAGCTTTGTCAGAATGTACAGCGGAACCCTGAAAAAGGGGCAGACCGTGTATAACATCACAAAACGAAAACGGGAACGAATTAATCGTATCTTGAGAATGCACTCGAATCGAAGTGAAGCGATGGATTCGATAAGTGCAGGGGATATTGCGGTCATCGTAGGGTTCAAACTTGCCCAAACGGGAGATACCATTGGTTCTGAAGGATACCAGGTTTCTCTTGAGCCGATGCAGTTCCCCGAGCCGGTCATCTCGGTCGCCATCGAACCGAAAACGGCGAGTGACCAGGAAAAGCTTCATAAGGTGCTCGATCAGCTGCATCGAGAAGATCCGACCTTTACGGTGCGGGAGAATGTGGATACGGGACAGCTTCTCATATCCGGGATGGGTGAACTTCACCTTGATGTGTTGGTGACTCGGGTCATAAAGGACTTTAATGTTGATGCGCGCATTGGAAATCCGCAGGTTACCTATCGTGAGTCAATTTCCAAAGAGCATATTCATACGGAACATTTCCATAAGGTTGTTTCGGGCAAGGAAACAAATGCAGTCATCACACTTAAGGTCCAACCTGTTAAGCAGGGGGCGGGAAACGTCTTTGAATGTCTTGTTGACGAAAAGGAATTCCCACGTGAATTTCGTGATGCTGTCCAGCGGGGAGTAATGAACGCCTTCGGTGGCGGTATCATGTACGGCTATCCCGTTTTCGATGTTAAAGTCACGCTCTTGTCTGTCGAGTTTGATGAAATGACTGCAACGGCCGCCGCATACGAGGCTGTAGGCTCTCTCGGCTTCGATGCTGCATGCCGTGACGCCGACCCGATCCTCCTTGAACCGGTTATGAAGGTTGATGTCATGTGCCCCAAGGAGTTCGTTGGAGAGGTCATGAGTCAGATAACCAGCAGAGGTGGTATGATTGAGAGTCTTGAAAGTAAGCAGTCAATCGAACATATCCGCGCCGAGGTTCCCATGATAAAGATGTTTGGCTACTCCACCAATCTTCGCTCCGTCACCCAGGGACGCGGAACCTTCGCAATGGAATTCAGTCATTTTCAGCCAAAGGAAGGCGGGATCTAG
- a CDS encoding putative bifunctional diguanylate cyclase/phosphodiesterase — translation MDMKCLFEWIEKRQHAIKIWMVPILAMLVASVYLLVYVTGGIKFVYSHSMYLPILIAGFVFGIKGGIVTALVGGLALGPFMPIEVATGEQQLAINWLYRSGFFLLFGILSGLAADSATSYIKHLRWLSLHDCSTKLPNRKALLDRLEPNALLIVISLENVMELKSTLGFSVIDEAVRQLASRFSKMDMGKELFRIETRQLAILLFPGDMEDKDAALRTLISASREPILYNGISIHVDSRMGITEIGENVFEPPERYLQEAEAALTIAEEKLQDSVPYSPEIMAATTENLVTLGELKKAIEHCELSLHYQPKVRIADGMVCGAEALMRWTHPTRGNIPPGMFIPRAEQSTLIQMITEFALKQTMEQIVVWERCGIQIPIAVNISTRNLLQPDFSDFIAKLIDQYGIRAELLELEVTEGSLMVDMEQTVAEMMKLAGLKIIMSVDDFGTGYSSLQYLHKLPISFIKIDQSFVMRSPADKGAAVILEVAVDLAHKMGIKAIAEGVEDEKVYAFLHSIGCDMAQGYAITQPLAPDAFRSWYERCNGVYMCSES, via the coding sequence ATGGATATGAAATGCCTGTTTGAATGGATTGAAAAACGGCAGCATGCAATAAAGATTTGGATGGTTCCGATCTTGGCAATGCTTGTTGCATCGGTGTATTTACTCGTCTATGTTACCGGTGGAATAAAATTCGTGTATTCACACTCTATGTACCTACCTATACTGATTGCCGGTTTCGTTTTCGGAATCAAAGGGGGGATTGTAACGGCTCTTGTCGGAGGGCTTGCTCTCGGTCCCTTTATGCCGATTGAGGTGGCGACAGGGGAACAGCAGCTGGCGATAAACTGGCTTTATCGAAGTGGATTCTTCCTCTTGTTTGGGATTCTTAGCGGCTTGGCCGCTGATAGTGCAACGTCCTATATCAAGCATCTCCGATGGCTTTCTCTGCATGATTGTTCAACGAAATTACCTAATCGCAAGGCATTGCTCGATCGACTGGAACCCAATGCTCTGCTTATCGTTATCTCATTGGAAAATGTCATGGAACTGAAATCTACCCTGGGTTTTTCGGTTATCGATGAGGCGGTACGGCAGTTGGCGTCTCGTTTTTCGAAAATGGACATGGGGAAAGAACTCTTTCGAATTGAGACGAGGCAGCTTGCAATTCTTCTGTTTCCAGGGGACATGGAGGATAAAGATGCGGCACTGCGAACCCTGATCTCTGCCTCACGGGAACCTATACTATATAATGGGATTTCCATTCATGTTGATTCCCGGATGGGGATTACCGAAATAGGTGAAAATGTGTTTGAACCACCGGAGCGCTACCTCCAGGAGGCTGAGGCCGCTTTGACCATTGCGGAAGAGAAGTTGCAAGATAGCGTCCCATACAGCCCGGAGATTATGGCAGCCACGACGGAAAATCTTGTCACCCTTGGAGAACTGAAGAAGGCAATTGAGCATTGTGAGCTTTCTTTACATTATCAACCGAAGGTTCGTATTGCCGACGGAATGGTCTGTGGTGCCGAGGCCTTGATGCGATGGACGCATCCCACACGCGGGAATATTCCTCCTGGCATGTTTATCCCCCGTGCAGAGCAAAGCACATTAATTCAAATGATTACGGAATTTGCTCTGAAGCAGACGATGGAACAGATCGTCGTATGGGAGCGCTGTGGCATTCAGATTCCGATAGCGGTAAACATATCGACCAGGAACCTCCTTCAGCCCGATTTTAGCGACTTTATTGCGAAGCTTATCGATCAATACGGTATACGTGCCGAATTGCTGGAACTGGAGGTAACGGAAGGATCATTAATGGTGGATATGGAGCAGACGGTTGCCGAGATGATGAAACTTGCCGGTTTGAAGATCATCATGTCTGTTGATGACTTCGGAACCGGCTATTCATCGTTACAATACTTGCATAAACTTCCCATCTCTTTCATAAAAATCGATCAATCTTTTGTTATGCGTTCCCCGGCTGACAAGGGAGCCGCTGTTATCCTTGAAGTGGCGGTTGATCTGGCCCATAAAATGGGGATAAAAGCAATTGCAGAAGGAGTGGAGGATGAAAAGGTTTATGCATTTCTTCATTCAATAGGCTGCGATATGGCTCAGGGATATGCCATTACGCAGCCCTTGGCGCCTGATGCGTTCAGAAGCTGGTATGAGAGATGTAACGGAGTCTATATGTGCTCGGAATCCTAA